GTAGGTGCAGGCGACGGACGTGCCGTTGTCCGGCGGGCTGGTCCAGGTGATGGGAGTGGTCCATTCTCCCGTGGCCATGTTGAGCTGGCCGCCGGAGCAGTATCCCGAGCAGGCCCCGGTCTTGCCCACGGCCACCGTGCGGGCCACGCCGCCGCAGGTGGCGGTGACGACCGGCCGTTTGCCGGGCTGGCCGCAGACGCCGTTGGCGTTGTGGGACAGCCGGGTCAGGGTGGGCGTGGCATTGACTCCGTCGCCTGAGCCGATCTGCTCGGCCTCGTGCAGGTTATCGGCCAGATCCAGGGTTTCGACCGTGCCGTAGCGGTGGTTGCACAGGATGACGTCGTTCCCCAGAAAGATGCCCCGGGGCCAGGTGATATCCGGCACGTTGGCGATCTTGCGCCACTTGTAGTCGGTCTCGTCGTATTCCAGCGAGTCGCCGACGTTGACCAGCTCCGGAACCCAGCCGCCGTACAGGTTGTCGGCCAAAATGAGATATCCCCCGTTGGGGAACTCCATGTCGGCGGATTCCATGGTCAGGGAGACGGTGTTCCCCCCGGCCTCGACTTCCTCTGCGACCTGGCCCACGCCGCACCAGACCGTATTGATCTCGTTTTCCTTGTCAGCCTGGCTGCCCAGGCCCAGGGCGTAACCGTCCCCGGCCACGGAGCAGGCCGACAGGAAAATCCGCATGTCATAGGCCGGATCGTTGCTGGCCGCTTCATTGCAAACGAAAAACTTTCTGACCCTGGTCAACCCGGCCAGGCGCTCGGCCTTGGACACCCGGGGCAGCAACGCATGGCGCACGCCATGTACGATGGCCTGACGCCCCAGGCGGCCGCCGTTGAGGGACGCCACGTTGGTTTGCAGCTCCGACTTTCGCAGTAGGATGTCCGTGGATTCGACGGCCATATTTCAAACCTCCATGAGCTTGATGACGATATTACGGTACTTCATGGCGGCCGGGATGCCCGGCCCGGGCCGGACGGCCTCAGCCTCGATGGCCGGGGCGTCCTCGTTGCGAAACCGGACGCGGTAGATCTCGCCGTCCCAGGCCAGGTCGAAAACACCGCCCGGGATGTCGGCCAGTCCACGCAGGGCCAGAAGTGTCGCGCGCGGCAGCCAGGCAGTGTTTGCGCCGCCCGCCAGGTCGATGGGCCTGCCGCCCTGGCGCGGCCGCTCCCAGACGACCGGGCGTCCGGACAGGGTCACGTCCACCTCGGCCTCCAGTCCATACGGCGAAAGCTCTCCCGGCCAGGACAGATCTTCCAGGTCGATGCCCGCCAGGGAGTTCACAGCTTCCTCGTGAGCTTTGCCCGGCGCAGGGCGCTTTCCAGGTTTTCCAGCATGTCGGCGGACATGTATGCGGGCACGTCCGCGCCGCCGATCTCAAGCACCACCCGGCCCAGGTCCGGCATGGTCGCGGCCGTGGCCGATGCTGGAACCAGACCGCCGGTGGCCAAGGACAGGACGGGTCGCGTGGCCTCGCGGATACGTGCCGACGCCAGCCCGCCCAGGGAAAACCCTGGGACGCGCAAGGCCCCGCGCACCTGGTCGCGCAAAGCGCCCAGGCCGCTTCGCGCCGCATCCTGGAGGGCATAGAAAAGATCCGGGCCGAACAGCCGCACGGTGGACTTGTTGACCACGAATTCGCCGTCTTCCAGGATGGCCGGACGCCGGTCGCCGCCGCCGTATCCCGGTAAAAGCCCGGCCACCCGGTGCCAGCCTCCGGCCGCGAACCGCGCGACCTCGCCGATCAGGCCGCCTGCGGCGGCGGCCTCTACACGCTGGACGTAGATGGTGTGGGTGCTTTCCGTGTTCTGCCCGTCCAAGGAGCGTATCTCGGCCAGGACATCCGTCGCATTGTCCTTGACCGTATGCGGCGAGGTGGTCTCGATCTCATTCAAGGCGGCGATGTTGGTTTTGGCCGTCTCGGTGTCGGCGACCACGGTGATGGTCACGTCCTCGGCCGCCGCCTCCAGATCCTGGCGCAGGCCCGCCACCTTTTCCGTGATGCCGGGGTCCAGGGTCAGGGTCACGGTTTGGTCGGCCAAGGCCTTGATGGTGGCCGTGATGTTGCCCATCTCCGCCCGCAGGCTCTCCAGGTTCTGCTTGCTGGCGGCCGCGTCGTCTTCCAGGTCGGAAAGGGATGTGACCTTGACCTTGGAGAGCTGGTCAAAGGAGCGATTGACCGCATCCGTGGCCTGGCTTGCGTCCGAAAGCCTGCCGGACAGCCCGGCCGCCTGCTCGGCGTACATCCGGGCCTGTTCCAGGGCCTGTTCCCGCTCCTTGCCGCTTAAGCCCGTGGCCTTGGCTAGGGATTCCTCGCTGGAGGACAACAACTGGTTGACCCGGGCCAGGTTGTCCCGGTCTTTGGCCGCACCATCCATGCCCCGCTGCCGGATGTCGGCCAGGGCCGATTCCCGGCGCATATCATCCGCCAGGAGGGAGTTTTCCAGGGAATTGATCTTGGCCAAGTGCGTGTCGTAGGCCTTTTCGGCCTCGGCCAGGCGCACCCGCAGGAGTTCCTGGCGCTCGGCCAGGATGGCGCCGTATTCCGTATTGTACTGGCGTTCCAGCGCCCCCAGCCGGGACTGATATTCGGTCTGGGTGATCTCGCCGCGCGAGAAAAATCCGGCCAACTGGTCGGCCAGGGTTTGATAGTGGGCGCGGGCGGCGGCCAGCCGGGAGGAATGGAAGGCCCCATCGGCCGCCAGACGCTTGGCGGCCTCTTCGTCTTCCGTGAGCTTAAGCTTGCCAATGTTTTCGACTTCGGCATTGTGGGCCGTGCGCGCCGCCTCGGCCTTTTTGGAATAGGTGTCCTGGGCCTTTTGGGCCATGCGGTCGTAGGCCTGGGCCCCGGCGGACTCCGCCACCTGGGCCTGCCGCTGGGCCGCCTGCCCGGCATCGTCCAGGACGCCGACAAGCTGGCGGTAGGAATTGAGGACTTCCTCCTTGACCCCGTCGGAAGCGCCCACCCGATCCAGACTTCTGGCGAGGTCATCAACGGACATCCCCGCCTTTTCAGCGCTTTTAAGCAGCTCCAGGTAACCGGCCCGGGTCTTCGACATCTCGTTGCGCTTTTTTTCGCCCGCCTGCACATCGGCGTCGTACACACCAAAAAGCTTGTTCATCCCCAAGAGAACTTCCTGATAAAACGACCTGGCCTCCTCCTGGCCGATGCCGTACATCTCCCGCATGTTTCGGGAATACGTCTCCAGCCAGACCGCCGCGTTCTGATATGCCCGCGCCTGGGCCTCGATATGGGTGACCAGCAGCATGTCCGCTTCCTGTTCGCGCAGCGCGATCAATTCCCGCAGCTTGATCAGGTTTTCATCTTCGGCGGACGCCGCCCGGGCCAGCACCCGGCCGCGTTCGTCCAGGGCCAGATTCGCGGCTGGCAACACCTTCGCCAATTCCATCTCGGCCGCGGCGTGTTCCTCGGACCCTGCGGCCGTCCGCAAAAGCCGCCCTTCAAGATCTTGAAGAGCCGCCACGTTATCCAAAGCGGCCTTGCGGGATTCACCCATCGCCTGGGCTGTTTCCCGTGAGCGGTCTTGAAAAAGTTCCATCGCCGCGTATACAGTCCCCAGGGCGAGAGCTAACGCGGCAAGAACCGGATTGGCGAGGGAGAAGGCCGCCAAGGCCTTGCCCAGGCCGAGCAGCGCCGTGGTCGCGGCGGTGATCCGGGAAACGGCTAGAGCCACAAGCAGCGCCGCCCAGACATCGGAAAATTCTGTCACGAATCCGGCGACGACGGATATGGTGTCGGCAACACCGACCAATAATGACGAGATGGTTTGCGCCCAGGCCTGAAGCTCGCCGGTTTCGGCCATTTCCTCCAGGGCGGTCTGCACATCGCGGGCCTTCTGTTTGAGGTAGTCAAGAAAACCGGCGTCGCCGATCTGGCGCGCAAAGTCCTTCCAGATCGATCCCAGGGTTTCCATTAATCCCGACCATTGTTGCTGCATCTTCGAGGCCTGGCCGCCGAAACGTTCCGCCATGCCCTCAATGATCGCCGGGATGGCCGTAAACGCGTCGATGCCTTCCAGGCCGATTTGCCGCATTTGCTCCTGGGTGAGCTGCAATTTCTCCCGCAGGATGTCGTAAATCGGGATGCCCGCTTCGGCGAACTGGCGGACCTCCTCGCCCATGAGCCGCCCCTTGGTGGCGGCCTGCCCCAAGGCCAGGGTGATGCGGTTGAAAATATCGACGCTGCCGCCAAGCGCCCCGGTGGTGTCCACCAGCGTGGTCATGGTTTCTAGTGTCGGGTCCAGGCCCATCGCCTTCAGGCGGATGTACGCCTGGATGGCCTCTTCGGTGGACAGCGGCATCTTCTTGGCCCAGTCGTTTAATTCCTTAAACGTCTCGGCCCCGCGTCCCTTGGTGATGGTGTCCAGGGCATTTGTCAGGCCCTCAAAGCGATCCGTGGTATTGACCACACCCACCACGAAGTTTCTCAGCTCCGTGATGAACGAACGCGCCGCATTAACCCCGGCGTTGACCGCTTCGGTCCACAGCCCCACGGACAGCCCGAGCCTGGACACCGAGCCGGACGCCTCCGCCGTGGCCGTATCCAGTCCCCCCACGCCCTTGGTGCCGCGGCGGCCTCGCCGCCAAGGAGCGCACGGCCTCCCCGACGGCCTTGACCGTCTGGGAGGCCGCGTCCTTGGCCTGGATGAGGATGGAAAGAAGGAAGTCGTTCGCCACGTCGTCAGCCCTCGAAGCTTTGCAGGATGCGCTCAAAATCGTCCTGTCCGGCCAGGGCCAGACGCGCGGCCAGGGCCGCCTGGGCGAACGCGGCCCAGTCAGCCGAATCGGCCTCGGCTAGGGCGAGGGTGAACTCGGTCCAGGTGTATCCCCGGACGCCGGAATGCCCGGCCCGGAGAAGGCGGCAGCAGGCCCGCCAGAGGCGGCCCCAATCTTCCGCCGCACCCCGTCCAGGAAGATCGCCGTCGCCTTGTCCAAGATCCCCGTTTTCCGGAGCAGGCCAAAAAAGCGGCGTTCACCTCCTGGAAGGCCTCCCAGAGCGTACCCAGGTCGGACGGGGCCAGCCGCTTGAGGTCGTCGAGCGACAGTCCGGTGAGCACCTGGCCGGAGGTCAGGAGTTCGGACAGGGCCGCCAGGGGGTCCGTGCCCTGGCCGCCGTCCCTGGCGCGCTCGAGCAGATCCAGGATCGTGCCGATCCGAAGCTCGTGCAGGGTCACCTCGCGCACGGCCTGGGGCTCGGCGTCCGTGGGGACAGGGAGCGTGATGGTCTTGGTCTTGGCCATGTTAGAAGCTCCTCAAGAGCGCGGGTTCGTCATGGCCGGGCATGACCTGGATCTGGCCCTCAAAGGTGGGGCTCAGAAACGTTTTGCCCATCAGATCCAGTTCGGTGGTGGGGCTGAAGGACGCACCCCAGATGTCCAGGATGCAGGCCGCGCCGTTGGTGTGGTTCTTGCCGTTTAACCGCAGAGCCCCTTGATCTGGGCCTCGGTGCCGATGGTGATGGCATAGCCCTCGGTCGCGCCGTGGCGGTAGGTGATCGTAAGCGAACCGGTGACCTTGGCCGTCTCCAGCCATTTCACCGCGCCGCCCTTCAGGTCGACCTCGTAGTCCGTGCCCAGGACCAGGGCGTCACCCGCGGCCGGGGCGATGGCCAGCCGGCCGCCAGGACGTTGACGTGGGCAGCAGGGTCACCGTGCCCGGCGTGGGCGTCACGACGAGGGTCTGATCTGCCGTGGCCGCCTCCTGTTCGAAATCCACGTCTTTGCCGAAGACGGCCAATGCCAACACCTTTCTCGGCACGTCGTTGCCCGTCATCTTGAACTTGGTGGGTCTTTTCTGAGTGATGCTTTCCAGCTCTTCGCCATAGGACTCGGGATAGTTGGACTCCCGGGTCTCGGTTTCGCTCTGCGGCGTCAGCGTCAGC
Above is a genomic segment from Desulfolutivibrio sulfodismutans DSM 3696 containing:
- a CDS encoding tape measure protein encodes the protein MGGLDTATAEASGSVSRLGLSVGLWTEAVNAGVNAARSFITELRNFVVGVVNTTDRFEGLTNALDTITKGRGAETFKELNDWAKKMPLSTEEAIQAYIRLKAMGLDPTLETMTTLVDTTGALGGSVDIFNRITLALGQAATKGRLMGEEVRQFAEAGIPIYDILREKLQLTQEQMRQIGLEGIDAFTAIPAIIEGMAERFGGQASKMQQQWSGLMETLGSIWKDFARQIGDAGFLDYLKQKARDVQTALEEMAETGELQAWAQTISSLLVGVADTISVVAGFVTEFSDVWAALLVALAVSRITAATTALLGLGKALAAFSLANPVLAALALALGTVYAAMELFQDRSRETAQAMGESRKAALDNVAALQDLEGRLLRTAAGSEEHAAAEMELAKVLPAANLALDERGRVLARAASAEDENLIKLRELIALREQEADMLLVTHIEAQARAYQNAAVWLETYSRNMREMYGIGQEEARSFYQEVLLGMNKLFGVYDADVQAGEKKRNEMSKTRAGYLELLKSAEKAGMSVDDLARSLDRVGASDGVKEEVLNSYRQLVGVLDDAGQAAQRQAQVAESAGAQAYDRMAQKAQDTYSKKAEAARTAHNAEVENIGKLKLTEDEEAAKRLAADGAFHSSRLAAARAHYQTLADQLAGFFSRGEITQTEYQSRLGALERQYNTEYGAILAERQELLRVRLAEAEKAYDTHLAKINSLENSLLADDMRRESALADIRQRGMDGAAKDRDNLARVNQLLSSSEESLAKATGLSGKEREQALEQARMYAEQAAGLSGRLSDASQATDAVNRSFDQLSKVKVTSLSDLEDDAAASKQNLESLRAEMGNITATIKALADQTVTLTLDPGITEKVAGLRQDLEAAAEDVTITVVADTETAKTNIAALNEIETTSPHTVKDNATDVLAEIRSLDGQNTESTHTIYVQRVEAAAAGGLIGEVARFAAGGWHRVAGLLPGYGGGDRRPAILEDGEFVVNKSTVRLFGPDLFYALQDAARSGLGALRDQVRGALRVPGFSLGGLASARIREATRPVLSLATGGLVPASATAATMPDLGRVVLEIGGADVPAYMSADMLENLESALRRAKLTRKL
- a CDS encoding phage tail tube protein, producing the protein MAISPIKESFKGSGHLLLDIFDADGKPTGVYHQFGNCTSLTLTPQSETETRESNYPESYGEELESITQKRPTKFKMTGNDVPRKVLALAVFGKDVDFEQEAATADQTLVVTPTPGTVTLLPTSTSWRPAGHRPGRG
- a CDS encoding phage tail assembly protein, with product MAKTKTITLPVPTDAEPQAVREVTLHELRIGTILDLLERARDGGQGTDPLAALSELLTSGQVLTGLSLDDLKRLAPSDLGTLWEAFQEVNAAFLACSGKRGSWTRRRRSSWTGCGGRLGPPLAGLLPPSPGRAFRRPGIHLDRVHPRPSRGRFG